In Cervus elaphus chromosome 5, mCerEla1.1, whole genome shotgun sequence, the following proteins share a genomic window:
- the BCL6B gene encoding B-cell CLL/lymphoma 6 member B protein isoform X3, with product MGSTATPEGALGYVREFTRHSSDVLGNLNELRLRGILTDVTLLVGGQPLRAHKAVLIACSGFFYSIFRGRAGVGVDMLSLPGGPEAGGFAPLLDFMYTSRLRLSPATAPAVLAAATYLQMEHVVQACHRFIQASCEPLGISLRPLEAEPPAPPTAPPPGSPRRSEGHPDPPTESRSCSQGPPSPHSPDPKACNWKKYKFIVLNSQASQAGSLAGERSSSQLCSQARLPSGDEASSSSSSSSEEGPISSPQSRLSPTAATVQFKCGAPVNTPHQLTPQAPETTGSPSGRAHPPPGGEFFSCQNCEAVAGCSSGLDPVASGDEDKPYKCQLCRSAFRYKGNLASHRTVHTGEKPYHCSICGARFNRPANLKTHSRIHSGEKPYKCETCGSRFVQVAHLRAHVLIHTGEKPYPCPTCGTRFRHLQTLKSHVRIHTGEKPYHEPVTS from the exons ATGGGTTCCACCGCTACTCCGGAGGGAGCGCTGGGCTACGTCCGCGAGTTTACTCGCCACTCCTCCGACGTGCTCGGCAACCTAAATGAGCTGCGCCTGCGCGGGATCCTCACTGACGTCACGCTGCTGGTTGGCGGGCAACCCCTTCGAGCTCACAAGGCAGTTCTTATTGCCTGCAG TGGCTTCTTCTATTCAATTTTCCGAGGCCGTGCAGGGGTAGGGGTAGACATGCTCTCCCTGCCCGGGGGCCCCGAAGCCGGAGGCTTCGCTCCGCTTCTGGACTTCATGTACACTTCGCGCCTACGCCTCTCTCCGGCCACCGCCCCAGCAGTCCTCGCGGCCGCCACCTACTTGCAGATGGAGCATGTGGTCCAGGCATGCCACCGCTTCATCCAGGCCAG CTGTGAACCTCTGGGCATATCTCTGCGGCCCCTGGAGGCAGAACCCCCCGCGCCGCCAACGGCCCCTCCGCCAGGCAGTCCCAGGCGTTCGGAAGGGCACCCTGACCCACCTACTGAGTCTCGCAGCTGCAGTCAAGGGCCCCCCAGTCCACACAGCCCAGATCCCAAGGCTTGCAACTGGAAAAAATACAAGTTCATCGTACTGAACTCTCAGGCCTCCCAagcagggagcctggcaggggagAGGAGTTCTAGTCAACTTTGCTCCCAGGCCCGGCTCCCCAGTGGAGACGAGgcttccagcagcagcagcagcagcagtgaagaaGGACCCATTTCCAGTCCCCAGAGCAG GCTTTCTCCAACTGCTGCCACTGTACAGTTCAAATGTGGGGCTCCAGTCAATACCCCCCATCAGCTCACACCCCAGGCTCCAGAGACCACTGGGTCACCTTCTGGGAGGGCTCATCCACCACCAG GAGGTGAATTTTTCAGCTGCCAGAACTGTGAGGCTGTGGCTGGGTGCTCATCGGGGCTGGACCCCGTGGCTTCTGGGGATGAGGACAAGCCCTACAAGTGTCAGCTCTGCCGGTCTGCCTTCCGCTATAAGGGCAACCTGGCCAGTCACCGCACGGTGCACACAG GGGAAAAGCCCTACCACTGCTCCATCTGCGGAGCCCGCTTTAACCGGCCGGCTAACCTGAAAACGCATAGCCGCATCCACTCGGGAGAGAAGCCCTATAAGTGCGAGACGTGCGGCTCACGCTTTGTACAG GTAGCGCATCTGCGCGCGCACGTGCTGATCCACACCGGGGAGAAGCCCTATCCTTGCCCCACCTGCGGGACTCGCTTTCGCCACCTACAGACCCTCAAAAGTCACGTTCGCATCCATACCGGAGAGAAGCCTTACCAC GAACCAGTGACTTCATGA
- the BCL6B gene encoding B-cell CLL/lymphoma 6 member B protein isoform X1, whose translation MGSTATPEGALGYVREFTRHSSDVLGNLNELRLRGILTDVTLLVGGQPLRAHKAVLIACSGFFYSIFRGRAGVGVDMLSLPGGPEAGGFAPLLDFMYTSRLRLSPATAPAVLAAATYLQMEHVVQACHRFIQASCEPLGISLRPLEAEPPAPPTAPPPGSPRRSEGHPDPPTESRSCSQGPPSPHSPDPKACNWKKYKFIVLNSQASQAGSLAGERSSSQLCSQARLPSGDEASSSSSSSSEEGPISSPQSRLSPTAATVQFKCGAPVNTPHQLTPQAPETTGSPSGRAHPPPGGEFFSCQNCEAVAGCSSGLDPVASGDEDKPYKCQLCRSAFRYKGNLASHRTVHTGEKPYHCSICGARFNRPANLKTHSRIHSGEKPYKCETCGSRFVQVAHLRAHVLIHTGEKPYPCPTCGTRFRHLQTLKSHVRIHTGEKPYHADTLTSEPPEVRAISELYPQELLSGGVLGGSPSLSI comes from the exons ATGGGTTCCACCGCTACTCCGGAGGGAGCGCTGGGCTACGTCCGCGAGTTTACTCGCCACTCCTCCGACGTGCTCGGCAACCTAAATGAGCTGCGCCTGCGCGGGATCCTCACTGACGTCACGCTGCTGGTTGGCGGGCAACCCCTTCGAGCTCACAAGGCAGTTCTTATTGCCTGCAG TGGCTTCTTCTATTCAATTTTCCGAGGCCGTGCAGGGGTAGGGGTAGACATGCTCTCCCTGCCCGGGGGCCCCGAAGCCGGAGGCTTCGCTCCGCTTCTGGACTTCATGTACACTTCGCGCCTACGCCTCTCTCCGGCCACCGCCCCAGCAGTCCTCGCGGCCGCCACCTACTTGCAGATGGAGCATGTGGTCCAGGCATGCCACCGCTTCATCCAGGCCAG CTGTGAACCTCTGGGCATATCTCTGCGGCCCCTGGAGGCAGAACCCCCCGCGCCGCCAACGGCCCCTCCGCCAGGCAGTCCCAGGCGTTCGGAAGGGCACCCTGACCCACCTACTGAGTCTCGCAGCTGCAGTCAAGGGCCCCCCAGTCCACACAGCCCAGATCCCAAGGCTTGCAACTGGAAAAAATACAAGTTCATCGTACTGAACTCTCAGGCCTCCCAagcagggagcctggcaggggagAGGAGTTCTAGTCAACTTTGCTCCCAGGCCCGGCTCCCCAGTGGAGACGAGgcttccagcagcagcagcagcagcagtgaagaaGGACCCATTTCCAGTCCCCAGAGCAG GCTTTCTCCAACTGCTGCCACTGTACAGTTCAAATGTGGGGCTCCAGTCAATACCCCCCATCAGCTCACACCCCAGGCTCCAGAGACCACTGGGTCACCTTCTGGGAGGGCTCATCCACCACCAG GAGGTGAATTTTTCAGCTGCCAGAACTGTGAGGCTGTGGCTGGGTGCTCATCGGGGCTGGACCCCGTGGCTTCTGGGGATGAGGACAAGCCCTACAAGTGTCAGCTCTGCCGGTCTGCCTTCCGCTATAAGGGCAACCTGGCCAGTCACCGCACGGTGCACACAG GGGAAAAGCCCTACCACTGCTCCATCTGCGGAGCCCGCTTTAACCGGCCGGCTAACCTGAAAACGCATAGCCGCATCCACTCGGGAGAGAAGCCCTATAAGTGCGAGACGTGCGGCTCACGCTTTGTACAG GTAGCGCATCTGCGCGCGCACGTGCTGATCCACACCGGGGAGAAGCCCTATCCTTGCCCCACCTGCGGGACTCGCTTTCGCCACCTACAGACCCTCAAAAGTCACGTTCGCATCCATACCGGAGAGAAGCCTTACCAC gcagacactttaacctctgagccaccagaggttAGAGCCATCTCTGAGCTATATCCCCAAGAGCTTCTCTCAGGTGGAGTGCTAGGCGGTTCTCCCTCGCTCAGCATCTAA
- the BCL6B gene encoding B-cell CLL/lymphoma 6 member B protein isoform X2, with amino-acid sequence MGSTATPEGALGYVREFTRHSSDVLGNLNELRLRGILTDVTLLVGGQPLRAHKAVLIACSGFFYSIFRGRAGVGVDMLSLPGGPEAGGFAPLLDFMYTSRLRLSPATAPAVLAAATYLQMEHVVQACHRFIQASCEPLGISLRPLEAEPPAPPTAPPPGSPRRSEGHPDPPTESRSCSQGPPSPHSPDPKACNWKKYKFIVLNSQASQAGSLAGERSSSQLCSQARLPSGDEASSSSSSSSEEGPISSPQSRLSPTAATVQFKCGAPVNTPHQLTPQAPETTGSPSGRAHPPPGGEFFSCQNCEAVAGCSSGLDPVASGDEDKPYKCQLCRSAFRYKGNLASHRTVHTGEKPYHCSICGARFNRPANLKTHSRIHSGEKPYKCETCGSRFVQVAHLRAHVLIHTGEKPYPCPTCGTRFRHLQTLKSHVRIHTGEKPYHCDPCGLHFRHKSQLRLHLRQKHGAATNTKVHYHILGGP; translated from the exons ATGGGTTCCACCGCTACTCCGGAGGGAGCGCTGGGCTACGTCCGCGAGTTTACTCGCCACTCCTCCGACGTGCTCGGCAACCTAAATGAGCTGCGCCTGCGCGGGATCCTCACTGACGTCACGCTGCTGGTTGGCGGGCAACCCCTTCGAGCTCACAAGGCAGTTCTTATTGCCTGCAG TGGCTTCTTCTATTCAATTTTCCGAGGCCGTGCAGGGGTAGGGGTAGACATGCTCTCCCTGCCCGGGGGCCCCGAAGCCGGAGGCTTCGCTCCGCTTCTGGACTTCATGTACACTTCGCGCCTACGCCTCTCTCCGGCCACCGCCCCAGCAGTCCTCGCGGCCGCCACCTACTTGCAGATGGAGCATGTGGTCCAGGCATGCCACCGCTTCATCCAGGCCAG CTGTGAACCTCTGGGCATATCTCTGCGGCCCCTGGAGGCAGAACCCCCCGCGCCGCCAACGGCCCCTCCGCCAGGCAGTCCCAGGCGTTCGGAAGGGCACCCTGACCCACCTACTGAGTCTCGCAGCTGCAGTCAAGGGCCCCCCAGTCCACACAGCCCAGATCCCAAGGCTTGCAACTGGAAAAAATACAAGTTCATCGTACTGAACTCTCAGGCCTCCCAagcagggagcctggcaggggagAGGAGTTCTAGTCAACTTTGCTCCCAGGCCCGGCTCCCCAGTGGAGACGAGgcttccagcagcagcagcagcagcagtgaagaaGGACCCATTTCCAGTCCCCAGAGCAG GCTTTCTCCAACTGCTGCCACTGTACAGTTCAAATGTGGGGCTCCAGTCAATACCCCCCATCAGCTCACACCCCAGGCTCCAGAGACCACTGGGTCACCTTCTGGGAGGGCTCATCCACCACCAG GAGGTGAATTTTTCAGCTGCCAGAACTGTGAGGCTGTGGCTGGGTGCTCATCGGGGCTGGACCCCGTGGCTTCTGGGGATGAGGACAAGCCCTACAAGTGTCAGCTCTGCCGGTCTGCCTTCCGCTATAAGGGCAACCTGGCCAGTCACCGCACGGTGCACACAG GGGAAAAGCCCTACCACTGCTCCATCTGCGGAGCCCGCTTTAACCGGCCGGCTAACCTGAAAACGCATAGCCGCATCCACTCGGGAGAGAAGCCCTATAAGTGCGAGACGTGCGGCTCACGCTTTGTACAG GTAGCGCATCTGCGCGCGCACGTGCTGATCCACACCGGGGAGAAGCCCTATCCTTGCCCCACCTGCGGGACTCGCTTTCGCCACCTACAGACCCTCAAAAGTCACGTTCGCATCCATACCGGAGAGAAGCCTTACCAC TGCGACCCCTGCGGTCTGCATTTCCGGCACAAGAGTCAACTTCGGCTACATCTGCGCCAGAAACACGGAGCTGCTACCAACACCAAAGTGCACTACCACATTCTAGGGGGACCTTAG